A genomic window from Pecten maximus chromosome 2, xPecMax1.1, whole genome shotgun sequence includes:
- the LOC117315949 gene encoding aspartyl aminopeptidase-like isoform X1 encodes MAASKETVLGAAKQFISYINKSPSPFHAVDEVSKRLLGAGFQELHETQAWDIKPQQKYFLTRNKSTIIAFAVGGQFKPGNGFSVVGAHTDSPCLKVKPESKKNKVGYQMVGVECYGGGIWHTWFDRDLTVAGRVLVKNQDKIDHRLVHIERPILRVPNICIHLMRDHNEKFGPNKETHVCPVLATAVQAELQGDTGIPDSNVPGFTPQCLKHQPLLVKLICDELGIKPEQMLDFELCVADTQPAAIGGILEEFIFAPRLDNLLNAYCATEALIESCKGTSLSEDPNIRLICLFDNEEVGSQSAQGAASTLQELVLRRLSAGGSSTAFEESMPKSYMLSVDQAHAVHPNYAEKHESNHQPGLHKGYVVKFNANQRYATTAITTAILREVAKGAGVPLQDFVVKNDSPCGSTIGPIMSAKLGMPTIDIGAPQLSMHSIREMCCTSSIYQGVQLFQGFFENYPRVFASMNM; translated from the exons CTGTAGATGAGGTTTCCAAAAGGTTGCTGGGTGCTGGCTTCCAAGAATTGCATGAAACTCAAGCATGGGACATCAAACCACAGCAGAAG TATTTTCTGACCAGGAACAAGTCAACTATCATTGCATTTGCTGTTGGTGGACAGTTTAAGCCAGGGAATGGGTTCAGTGTAGTTGGAGCTCACACTGATAGTCCCTGTCTGAAg GTGAAACCTgaatctaaaaaaaacaaagttggATACCAGATGGTTGGCGTTGAGTGTTATGGAGGTGGCATCTGGCACACTTGGTTTGACCGAGATTTGACTGTCGCTGGGCGTGTACTTGTCAAG AACCAGGACAAAATTGATCACCGCCTTGTCCACATTGAGCGCCCCATCCTCCGTGTACCCAACATCTGTATCCATCTTATGAGGGATCACAATGAGAAGTTTGGTCCTAACAAGGAAACCCATGT GTGTCCCGTCCTAGCCACAGCAGTACAGGCAGAACTCCAGGGGGATACTGGAATACCGGACTCTAACGTTCCAGGGTTCACACCTCAG TGCCTTAAACATCAGCCATTACTGGTGAAGTTGATCTGTGATGAACTCGGGATCAAGCCTGAACAAATGCTGGACTTTGAACTCTGCGTGGCTGACACACAACCTGCA GCAATTGGTGGAATCCTAGAAGAGTTTATTTTCGCGCCTCGACTTGACAATCTTCTGAATGCTTACTGTGCCACTGAG GCTTTAATCGAGTCTTGCAAGGGGACCAGCCTGAGTGAGGACCCAAACATCCGCCTCATCTGTCTGTTTGATAATGAAGAG GTTGGGTCTCAGAGTGCCCAGGGTGCAGCCTCCACCCTCCAAGAGCTTGTCCTCCGCCGCCTGAGTGCTGGAGGGAGCAGCACAGCATTTGAAGAATCAATGCCCAAGTCCTACATGCTGAGTGTAGACCAAGCCCACGCAGTTCATCCTAACTATGC TGAAAAGCATGAGAGTAACCATCAGCCTGGACTACACAAG GGGTATGTGGTAAAGTTCAATGCTAACCAGCGCTATGCAACCACAGCCATCACCACCGCTATTCTAAGGGAGGTGGCCAAGGGCGCTGGAGTACCATTACAG GATTTTGTAGTGAAGAATGACTCGCCATGCGGTTCAACCATTGGTCCTATCATGTCTGCCAAACTAGGGATGCCAACCATTGATATTGGGGCTCCTCAGCTTAGCATGCATTCTATCCGTGAGATGTGTTGTACCTCTAGTATCTACCAGGGTGTCCAGCTGTTCCAG GGATTTTTTGAGAACTATCCTCGAGTGTTTGCCTCGATGAACATGTGA
- the LOC117315949 gene encoding aspartyl aminopeptidase-like isoform X2: MQINFIVLNFSGYQVKPESKKNKVGYQMVGVECYGGGIWHTWFDRDLTVAGRVLVKNQDKIDHRLVHIERPILRVPNICIHLMRDHNEKFGPNKETHVCPVLATAVQAELQGDTGIPDSNVPGFTPQCLKHQPLLVKLICDELGIKPEQMLDFELCVADTQPAAIGGILEEFIFAPRLDNLLNAYCATEALIESCKGTSLSEDPNIRLICLFDNEEVGSQSAQGAASTLQELVLRRLSAGGSSTAFEESMPKSYMLSVDQAHAVHPNYAEKHESNHQPGLHKGYVVKFNANQRYATTAITTAILREVAKGAGVPLQDFVVKNDSPCGSTIGPIMSAKLGMPTIDIGAPQLSMHSIREMCCTSSIYQGVQLFQGFFENYPRVFASMNM; this comes from the exons ATGCAGATAAATTTCATTGTTCTGAACTTCTCTGGATATCAGGTGAAACCTgaatctaaaaaaaacaaagttggATACCAGATGGTTGGCGTTGAGTGTTATGGAGGTGGCATCTGGCACACTTGGTTTGACCGAGATTTGACTGTCGCTGGGCGTGTACTTGTCAAG AACCAGGACAAAATTGATCACCGCCTTGTCCACATTGAGCGCCCCATCCTCCGTGTACCCAACATCTGTATCCATCTTATGAGGGATCACAATGAGAAGTTTGGTCCTAACAAGGAAACCCATGT GTGTCCCGTCCTAGCCACAGCAGTACAGGCAGAACTCCAGGGGGATACTGGAATACCGGACTCTAACGTTCCAGGGTTCACACCTCAG TGCCTTAAACATCAGCCATTACTGGTGAAGTTGATCTGTGATGAACTCGGGATCAAGCCTGAACAAATGCTGGACTTTGAACTCTGCGTGGCTGACACACAACCTGCA GCAATTGGTGGAATCCTAGAAGAGTTTATTTTCGCGCCTCGACTTGACAATCTTCTGAATGCTTACTGTGCCACTGAG GCTTTAATCGAGTCTTGCAAGGGGACCAGCCTGAGTGAGGACCCAAACATCCGCCTCATCTGTCTGTTTGATAATGAAGAG GTTGGGTCTCAGAGTGCCCAGGGTGCAGCCTCCACCCTCCAAGAGCTTGTCCTCCGCCGCCTGAGTGCTGGAGGGAGCAGCACAGCATTTGAAGAATCAATGCCCAAGTCCTACATGCTGAGTGTAGACCAAGCCCACGCAGTTCATCCTAACTATGC TGAAAAGCATGAGAGTAACCATCAGCCTGGACTACACAAG GGGTATGTGGTAAAGTTCAATGCTAACCAGCGCTATGCAACCACAGCCATCACCACCGCTATTCTAAGGGAGGTGGCCAAGGGCGCTGGAGTACCATTACAG GATTTTGTAGTGAAGAATGACTCGCCATGCGGTTCAACCATTGGTCCTATCATGTCTGCCAAACTAGGGATGCCAACCATTGATATTGGGGCTCCTCAGCTTAGCATGCATTCTATCCGTGAGATGTGTTGTACCTCTAGTATCTACCAGGGTGTCCAGCTGTTCCAG GGATTTTTTGAGAACTATCCTCGAGTGTTTGCCTCGATGAACATGTGA